A region from the Streptomyces sp. 3214.6 genome encodes:
- a CDS encoding helix-turn-helix domain-containing protein, which yields MATVHHWTGLEAKALRLALRLSVRAFAQQLGLAVATVSKWESKLAATEPRPDTQAILDTALGRADAAVHLRFETLLSEMTSATTTARRRVTTSGPRAWEYESWADDLDRVVVALSRQNFPFADSLLTRWLGRFKAPELDEKGLYLFARSTALLGDLKRDQGVVLGPLSAQHSYAGARSVFTQLDIPRRVAQLDLSLAVVTEMSGKLEIAARNYETLAVDDRLSRRDRARARLWVGTALSKDGNHDYATRVMQAATRDFEDLQEPDDWSVAHQKLALARRGAGDLTQALHFIGIARNSGTTESPMQRVRLDTAHGHILLSDAATRDDGLLVLDQAARTAAQYGLVHQLRSIEGIKAMSEGPTGPRQR from the coding sequence GTGGCGACCGTGCACCATTGGACCGGCCTGGAGGCCAAGGCCCTGCGGCTCGCCCTGCGACTGAGCGTGCGGGCCTTCGCCCAGCAACTCGGCCTGGCCGTTGCGACCGTCTCCAAGTGGGAGTCCAAACTCGCGGCCACCGAGCCCAGACCCGACACCCAGGCCATCCTCGACACCGCGCTCGGCCGCGCGGACGCCGCCGTCCACCTGCGCTTCGAAACGCTCCTGTCCGAAATGACCAGCGCCACGACCACCGCCCGGCGCCGCGTCACCACCTCCGGGCCCCGGGCCTGGGAATACGAGTCCTGGGCCGACGACTTGGACCGCGTCGTCGTCGCCCTGTCCCGGCAGAACTTCCCCTTCGCCGACAGCCTCCTGACCCGGTGGCTCGGCCGGTTCAAGGCACCCGAGCTGGACGAGAAGGGTCTGTATCTCTTCGCCCGCTCGACCGCCTTGCTCGGCGACCTCAAGCGCGACCAGGGCGTCGTCCTCGGCCCGCTCTCCGCCCAGCACTCCTATGCCGGCGCCCGCTCCGTCTTCACCCAGCTCGACATCCCCCGCCGCGTCGCCCAGCTCGACCTGTCCCTGGCCGTGGTCACCGAGATGTCCGGGAAGCTGGAGATCGCGGCCCGCAATTACGAGACCCTCGCCGTCGATGACCGGCTTTCGCGCCGTGACCGCGCAAGGGCCCGGCTGTGGGTGGGGACCGCGCTGAGCAAGGACGGCAACCACGACTATGCGACCCGCGTCATGCAGGCCGCGACCCGCGACTTCGAAGACCTCCAGGAACCCGACGACTGGTCGGTGGCCCATCAGAAACTCGCCCTCGCCCGACGCGGCGCCGGCGATCTCACCCAGGCCCTGCACTTCATCGGCATCGCCCGCAACAGCGGGACCACCGAATCACCGATGCAACGCGTGCGACTGGACACCGCTCATGGCCACATCCTGCTCTCGGACGCAGCGACCCGGGATGATGGACTCCTCGTCCTCGACCAGGCCGCCAGGACAGCCGCGCAGTACGGACTCGTGCACCAACTGCGCAGTATCGAGGGCATCAAGGCCATGAGCGAGGGGCCGACCGGCCCCCGGCAACGGTGA
- a CDS encoding YdcF family protein: MGDNQQTITEDQWRQAKLIWDYHQMSHELRPVDVAIGLGSHDLGVAAHAAELYRSGLFPTLVFTGGNSPTTAKVFPRGEAVHFREHAIGLGVPAEAILLEPNASNTGQNITLSREVLAAAGIRPKTVLLVSKPYMERRSFATARKLWPDVEILCASEPLEFDDYLKSIGDEKLVLDMLVGDLQRVIEYPKLGFAIEQEVPEDVHAAYESLIRDGFTSRLIS, translated from the coding sequence GTGGGCGACAACCAGCAGACCATCACCGAGGACCAGTGGCGCCAGGCCAAGCTGATCTGGGACTACCACCAGATGAGCCACGAGCTGCGGCCCGTCGATGTGGCGATCGGGCTGGGCAGTCACGACCTCGGCGTGGCCGCCCATGCCGCCGAGCTGTATCGCTCCGGGCTCTTCCCGACCCTGGTCTTCACCGGCGGCAACAGTCCCACCACCGCCAAGGTCTTCCCGCGCGGGGAGGCCGTGCACTTCCGCGAGCACGCCATCGGCCTCGGCGTCCCCGCCGAGGCGATTCTGCTGGAGCCGAACGCGTCCAACACCGGGCAGAACATCACGCTCTCGCGTGAGGTCCTCGCCGCCGCCGGGATCCGGCCGAAGACCGTGCTGCTGGTCTCCAAGCCCTATATGGAAAGGCGCTCGTTCGCGACCGCCCGCAAGCTGTGGCCCGACGTCGAGATCCTGTGCGCGTCGGAGCCGCTGGAGTTCGACGACTACCTGAAGTCCATCGGCGACGAGAAGCTCGTCCTGGACATGCTCGTCGGCGACCTCCAGCGGGTCATCGAGTATCCGAAGCTCGGATTCGCCATCGAGCAGGAGGTCCCGGAGGACGTGCATGCCGCGTACGAATCCCTCATCCGCGACGGCTTCACCAGCCGACTCATCTCGTGA